Proteins encoded together in one Solanum lycopersicum chromosome 7, SLM_r2.1 window:
- the LOC101254108 gene encoding uncharacterized protein, giving the protein MCEKFKISHRTSTAYRPQINEAVEAANKDNKRILRKIIDNHKHLQNLPFALMGYRTTIRTSTEATPYFLVYDTEAVVLAEVEIPSLRIIQEAKLSDADLIQGRAENFALIDGRRINAICHGELYQNRMARAFNKKVKPRHFSPGQLILKRIFPNKDEAKGKFSPNRQGPYIVSRVLTGKALILAEMDGEVCPKPINSDSVKKYYI; this is encoded by the coding sequence ATGTGTGAGAAGTTCAAGATCAGTCATCGAACCTCTACAGCATACAGGCCACAGATAAACGAGGCTGTTGAGGCAGCAAACAAAGACAACAAAAGGATATTGCGCAAGATAATTGATAACCACAAACACTTGCAGAATCTACCTTTCGCATTGATGGGGTATCGTACAACAATCAGAACTTCAACAGAGGCCACACCTTACTTCTTAGTATACGACACTGAAGCTGTGGTACTCGCCGAAGTAGAGATACCTTCCCtaaggatcatccaagaagcaaAGCTGAGTGACGCTGACTTGATACAAGGTCGGGCAGAGAATTTTGCATTAATAGATGGAAGAAGAATTAACGCTATTTGTCATGGTGAGCTCTATCAGAATAGAATGGccagagctttcaacaagaagGTTAAACCCAGACATTTCTCACCAGGGCAACTAATTTTGAAGCGGATTTTCCCAAATAAAGACGAAGCAAAGGGTAAATTTTCACCAAACAGGCAAGGTCCGTACATAGTCTCTCGAGTACTGACAGGCAAGGCCCTCATACTTGCAGAAATGGATGGAGAAGTTTGTCCAAAACCTATCAATTCAGATTCTGTGAAAAAATATTACATCTAG